A single window of Gossypium hirsutum isolate 1008001.06 chromosome A10, Gossypium_hirsutum_v2.1, whole genome shotgun sequence DNA harbors:
- the LOC107944077 gene encoding VQ motif-containing protein 10, which yields MATTITTSSHEGVKVVIIDTQYVETDPLSFKSVVQRLTGKDSCVSWIEESSFPCSKTQTNYNVAAGKVSAEGSYGTATAGGGYGCDGGGGCHVPVFTTRLSFKDLDRLILEAPPLDELSWLLAEC from the coding sequence ATGGCGACTACCATTACTACTTCATCTCATGAAGGTGTTAAAGTAGTGATAATCGATACTCAGTACGTTGAAACCGATCCCCTCAGTTTCAAATCTGTAGTTCAAAGGCTTACAGGCAAGGATAGTTGCGTTTCATGGATAGAGGAGAGTTCGTTTCCCTGTAGTAAAACCCAAACAAATTATAATGTTGCTGCCGGAAAGGTTTCAGCTGAAGGGTCATATGGCACAGCCACCGCAGGAGGCGGCTATGGTTGTGACGGTGGTGGTGGTTGTCATGTACCCGTGTTTACTACGCGTTTAAGTTTTAAAGACTTGGATAGGTTGATCCTGGAGGCTCCTCCATTGGACGAGTTGAGCTGGTTGTTGGCTGAGTGCTAG